Proteins from one Candidatus Krumholzibacteriia bacterium genomic window:
- a CDS encoding FlgD immunoglobulin-like domain containing protein — protein MRPRRPTVLALLIVLLAAPPAVADVTFGLVGDRTSLATGDTVMVSVEVTESGDPFNGYDAIFSFDSTFFEPVIPDPPANGEGPLFTEACGLRFLNIGDDGDSSRVRVSHVVLCAGLSLTGPGRTYTLGFRALDTSGWGVISLTDGTQAYDAGELVETRFDDFLVIAVNATTDAPPAGRPLELNAVPNPFNPATELRFDLPEPGPVSLVLFDTSGRRVDTLLDRRLPAGPARVRWDGRDAQGNTVGSGLYFARLRTTRGEALSRLVLVR, from the coding sequence GTGCGCCCCCGACGCCCGACCGTTCTCGCCCTCCTGATCGTCCTCCTGGCGGCGCCGCCTGCCGTCGCCGACGTGACCTTCGGTCTCGTGGGCGATCGCACGTCGCTCGCCACGGGCGACACCGTGATGGTGTCCGTCGAGGTCACCGAGTCCGGCGATCCGTTCAACGGCTACGACGCGATCTTCTCGTTCGATTCCACGTTCTTCGAGCCCGTGATCCCGGATCCGCCCGCCAACGGCGAGGGTCCCCTGTTCACCGAGGCCTGCGGACTGCGCTTCCTGAACATCGGCGACGACGGCGACTCGAGCCGCGTGCGCGTGAGCCACGTGGTGCTGTGCGCCGGCCTGTCCCTGACCGGCCCCGGCCGCACGTACACGCTCGGTTTCCGTGCCCTCGACACGTCGGGCTGGGGCGTGATCTCGCTCACGGACGGCACCCAGGCCTACGACGCGGGTGAACTCGTCGAGACCCGTTTCGACGACTTCCTGGTGATCGCCGTGAACGCCACGACCGACGCGCCTCCGGCCGGTCGCCCTCTCGAGCTGAACGCCGTGCCCAATCCCTTCAATCCGGCCACCGAACTCCGCTTCGACCTGCCGGAGCCCGGACCCGTGTCGCTGGTGCTCTTCGACACCAGCGGCCGCCGTGTCGACACCCTGCTCGACCGCCGCCTCCCCGCCGGACCCGCCCGGGTCCGCTGGGACGGGCGCGACGCGCAGGGGAACACCGTCGGCAGCGGCCTCTACTTCGCCCGTCTGCGCACGACCCGCGGCGAAGCCCTCTCGCGCCTGGTCCTCGTTCGCTGA